AGCCATATAAAAAAACGCGTCATAAGATTTACTTTTCGTAATTGGGTTTTATAATGTCCATcccaatcaaaaaaatatttttgcccaATCTAACTCGGTTTTTcgtctttttttaatataattttttttcgtctTTGACATTTAAcacacagcaaaaaaaaagcataTTCAAATTAAACCTCAAAAGCAAGAAATGGAGCACCCCGACACACTTAACACGTTCCGAGACACAATTAACCGAAAATATCCATTCCTTTTACCCACATAATATTGTTTACATTTGCTTCGTGTGTGCCAATCAAAAAGAGTGTTCACGTAATAGTGAATAAGGTTAATTCTCCCGTGACGGGTCAGGCCGTGACGCGGCACGGTTGGCCGCTCGCCAGACGGTGTGCCGTGACGTCACACggcatatttatgtatgtatgagtaacGCATATCGACTTCAAGACAGCTGATCGGTATCGGCTTTTGTTTGGTGTGCCGTTGAACTGTATATTCAAACggttgttaagttttttttcgtatGTTTGGTTTCAATATTAAATTGATATGAGAACAATCGATTGGGATTCcaaaaatatctaataaaaATACGAGTAGTTAATAGCTTTTATTTCACATTCTGTTATACTTTTATAAGGATTTATACCCTTAACTTAGCTTTCACTTGAAAACAATGGGttaaatgtcatataataatattaaataaaagtattcaattaaaaagagtcctatacttaacaaacttatctacataaaataaaaatagaacctaaagtaaaacaaattaggtacagtcaccagcaccaatatctgatacaacaagcgtgcataaatatctgatacgactctatttctaaggccggaaggacatgtcagatatttttgcacgctccgttgtggcagatattaatgctggtgactgtgcaTAAAGAgtcccttaggcaaggtcctgaagatgctggcagcgttttcTGTTTCAAttgctaagctaattctttgtccgaggaagctttcatttctgtttaattttgtatttcatttgtattgtatatctaGTATAGGTACTCGGTAGGTATGCGGCAAATTTTGTAAGTCGAATGTAACGTTAAACtatcgccatctagcgatgtttctaTTGCTAAGAAACCCTAGAATATCGATTTGtagcaattataatttttatggtACAATATTGGGCTAATCAGATCGTTTTCTCGGGCGACGCCCTCTGGGTATTTTATTACCATAGctattataatagtagattatactaatacgaagccagcaattgctattcccgccgagactaatataaagcttttctcaaaaatggtgaataattctgaaatagaattaactttttcacaaaatatattataaaatttaattttattccaatatttttcttatgctttcccgccttttttctttaaaaataaactgcaggtgaatttttccaccgaaaacaccacaagctatatcagacccaatagaaaaagtccggagttccaacaaaatatctgataccggccattagacttggctgtatacgacttgtgccaacatttccatggcctttttaacttaaaaattgtcattattgtcgagctagcgcgcctgcaatcattttaactttttaatttttcgctgaccataaactatgcacttcgccttctgatatgtcaagaataatgacaacttttacggacatttttgagaaaaacatgTTACGCCGCTGACCAATTAGCGtactaattatataattaaccggcagttatttataatgtattctCTCCCGCTGATGATACGACTAAGAGACTATCATTTGTAGTAAACCAGCACCCGTGGCTTTTTGTGAGTCATTAGGTCTGGCAGCTGTATTGTAATTTCAGTTTTAACTGACATTCTAgtcttcattaaaaaaaacaaacgaatacgaatacgaatgtttgttctcgggtcttggatgtttaatatgtatttaagtatgtatttatctatataagtatgtttatccgttgcctagtgtccatagtacaagccttgcttagtttgggactaggtcaattggtgtcagtgtcccatgatatttatttatttattttattttatttattacgttgttAGGAGAAAACCCGTGCTTATTGTGATGTCTCGTAACTTAGATTTTGGGACTTTACATTTGTATCCCGTGGGATTATAGGATCAAAAAGCAGCCTAATTTGTTATTTCAGAAATTCGACCAGTTGTTTTAATATGAGTGTTTTTTAAACTCTGGGAAAGATATATAACAGTTTACATAGAGAtacttatcccggaaaatcgtACCTACGTTCttcgcgagatagcgataaacaaattttcCACAGACGGATTCGCGTGCAACAGCTAGTgctgtgaataaaaaaaaatctgatattttcgAGTGTTGTGATTTAATATATACCTCCTGATTCAAGTAATAAGTCAATCacggttttgtttattttagacGACGGAAATCATTGGGCGATGCGCGTGAATCACCATGTTTACTAATCGCTTATAAGCGCCATTTTTAACATCGCCTCTGTTTCTATAAATGGAATTCATTTGTCATAAGTTTACATAGCTCGAAGATAACAtagcttgattttaatgaaaatttgcacaagttgaatatttcgcaaaaaaatcaatgtatcgaataatcgtcttagcaaacccctaatggttttaaaatacctatccaacgaataCCTGTCCaacacactatagggttggatgagaaaaaaaaacttttttattgtacaattttgtcggcatagtttacatacatactcgtattcgtgcaaagttacagctttctagtattgatagtccctgagcaaagccgcggacggacggacagacagacagatagacatggcgaaactataagggttccgtttttgccattttggctccggaaccctaaaaaataaacaaaacaagcaattaacaaactttgagataaaCTTACCTACTACGAAATAGCGAACTTATACCTTCCATTCCGTTTTATGCCAGAACTCGCGTTATATAATTGCGGCAGTTGCCGCAAAAGGCGCGTCTATTTGCGTGTGAGTTGCGAAATTGGTATCATCCTTTATTTCGGTGCGCGCGCGCCTtcgccggcgcgggcgcgtATTTTGGGCGCGCTCGGGTTACCCGCTTGGACTTTGGGGTTACTTCTGACTCTAGTTGATTTGTACGGACTACAGATTAAAGCTTTATACATCCATACAATACGataagtttttctttaaatttcattttttttatgtagcctttaatatgtcccactgctgggcaaaggcctcccctttcattcgccactcttccctgtcccgGGCAttcacctgccaatcgagctgaaaagcgctcaggtcgtcccgccatctcctcttgggtctgcctctgctcctttgaCCATCCTTCGGAACCCATTCGGTAACGATTCGGTAAATTACATTGATGATAGTTAATTTACATTAGTTTTTTTGCTCGTTTAAAAATCCGTCATCTAATGCGTGGTGTGCCATCATAGGGCTTATCATGTCTACGCGGAAATCAGGTCCTGCGCCGTCATgtctataattattttcatcacacttgctcgtaagcaATGTCATAACATGCAAGCTTATTTGGTTGCAACCTCCTAAATAAAACCCAATTACTTACCGCCTTTAaagtgtgagctaactttgggggcggcagacgtgagcttgccttcggaatccaaaagcttagtGGTTACTTgtcctgaaatgtaaatttcagaattattattatttatttttttaatttatgacggtggaagcagtttacacttccactgaacgtagataatagttagtgttgtTTTGTAATTAAGGGACcctatacatccctgtattattattattatttttgtattttttttatttaattgtacactatgtagtttttaagtattttatttgtaattattttatgttaaaaaaatgacttcctgccaagtttcttgcggcgcattcttcttggcaatgatggtctttccgaaagcgctggtagtttaaaaaatgacgtgtaaaagtgcccattgcggcctatttactgaataaatgattttaatttgaattttgaatacacaatgtactattattgttcgtaaaatacatgaaatgaacagataacaatataataagatgtacaaaggcgaacttttaCCTTAAAAGGAATCTCAGGATCtcataattttatgtatttcatgAATAAAGAGCGAATGGAATTACCAGATCCAAACCGCATATTGAATCGCTTGGACTCTTATGTCAACCAAATATTCAGTTCCAATTGTCTTGTTCCAGAAGTGATGCGCCGCGGCGCGTGCGCCGACGTGtgccccgcgccccccgcgccgctTCACCCCGCTaataggtaaatatttaaaaaatactttcactaTCTTCTAAAGTAGCGTTCCTACACGACTTATTTGCCCCGGTGGCCGAATTTCCGTATCACGTGGCAATCCGTCCTTCTTCCTTGTCTACATTATAAATTCGATTACCTACCTATCCAGATCGTTGATGAGTCACTCAGTCGTAATTTTTCTCGGCATatttcaatatcaggatatgaCGCGAAATGGCGGAGTCAGCCTATTAAAGTTTCCTACTTACTTTTCAGGGTGACCGTATTTATATGATTACGTAatctaaacaaaacaaaataggtCTACCGGTTATAGGTCAcctaattaattgtttattattttcttttcagaACATCAGAGAATAAGGAACTGCTTCGTCAGCAGCTTTTGTCGTCCAGCAAGGCGCGCGCGGACAAGGGCGAGGCCCCCAAGCCCAAACACCGCAGCCGCCAGAAGAACCGATGGAAGCTCAAGTTCCACCACCAGGCCCTCCCGCAAGAATACCTTGATCACTACGAGCAGAGCCTGCAGAAAACAAAGCCCAAGAAGCCAGAGAAACCAAAAGACACAATAGACCTGAACAACATCACCAACGAAACGTTCAATATATGGGCGCAGAGGCTCGCGGGAATTCAGAATGACGGCACGCTGACTGTACCACAGATACAGAACATGGCTAAAGTGCAGAAGAAAGAAGACAAGAAGAAGAGTCCGGCGATCGCCCCCAGCAAGATCGTCACGTACGACGACCTGCCCTACATGGGGGAGATGACGCTGAACAACTCCAAGCCGCGGCGCGGACGCAAGCCCAAGAAAGCCGACATCTGCCATTTAATATACGAGAACTACGGGACAGTAGTGCCCGGCCAGCCCCCTCCCCAAGTAGACAGGAGCCAGCTCAGCCTTTGCCCACCGTTTAGAAACGACGCGCTGAGCACTCCGAAAACAGACttgcaaaacaaaattatatctaGTTTATTAGAAAAGAAGCTGTCCCAAGAGAATAAGAAGCGTTTAGAATCTCTCAGCCCGCCCCAGTTCGCTAGCCCTGACGACCCGATGCCGGCAGCCCCCGTCACGATCGCAGGCCCGCTCCACAGCGATGATGAACCCCTCAACCTTTGCATAAGAGATCTTCACGAACTGAAGATCCAAATCCAGAAGAAATTCGGCAACATTTACTCTTCACTGCCCGAAGTCAAGACTGAACCGGAGACTGAGATCATCGAGGACAAAGAGCAGCCTAACGCCATCTCTGTGATCCAGAGGAACACGAATCTCTCCGCGACGGCGAGCAGCTCGCCAGACTTGTCGCGGCAGACCAGGAACGTCTCTCCGACGCTATCGGAGCCAGCGCAATCCACAGCGAGTCCCGACGGAGATGGAAAGATCCCAGGGTACGTGTACTGGCCAAATGCAGGCATCTACATGCATCCTCTAGCTCTTCAAACGCAGCTACTCTACTACCAAAGGTTAGCTGCGGCAGGACAGCTCCCCTACTCCCCAGAACAGGAGAGATTATCGACACCTAATAGCACCAGCGAGAGCACATCCGCAGAACATTCACCGTCAGCCGACAACAAAAGCAAACTAGTTCTGAAGCAAATTTCTGAACTGTTAGACCCCAACGTGATCAAACAGACAGAGGAAACTAAGAGCCCTGATTTGACCAAAATGAAGAGAACGTCCCCAAACCCGGCGCCAGTCCAACCGGTGAAGCGGAAACGATCGGCGATCTACATTCCCCCAGTACCCACGAAGACTAACTCCACCACACCTACCACAGAAGTCAGCATTTGCAAATTCAAATTCACGGGAGGCTCGAAGCCTTCACTGCAAGAAAAGAAGATGCTGTCTGTCGATTCTGGAGGGAACTTCAGGTACTACAGCGGCACGGGAAATAAGGGGAATAAGGGGTACGAGTACTTGCACAGGGACTCTAATCAGGGGCGAGCTCAGTTGGCTGAAGCAGCGGCGTCGAGCAAGCCCGCCGACGCACCGCCGGCAGCTCTAAGCAAAGAAGACTTGAGTAAAAAGAAGCGGAAATCTAGAAAGAGTCTGCAACGTGAAAAGTTGGAGCAGACGTTTAAAGAAAAGGGGTTTTTGATACAAACGCAGCAGCTGCAGTCGGCTGAAGGCGCCACGTATTGCAAGTTCCGGCAGCTGCGGAAGTTTACGCGGTATCTCTTTAGGAGTTGGAAGGACTATTTGCCAGGGGAGTTGGATGAGAGAACGGGAGAGGCTCCCAATCCGCAGCCGCCTCCCTCTGAGGGACCTGCCAGTGAGTGGGGGTGAAGGGGCATTTAGCTCGGCCGGgctaaaaataaacagtttctAGGCATTTCTCATAGATTATTCTAGAAACCGTTAACTTAAGGTCGTGTAAGGAACTATTCAAATAGGACTGTTGTTATTTTAGGCCAAAGAGTGTTGTATACTGGCTGCTAAAGTGCATTTAACTTGCTGTAGTGAGATTTTGAATTAACTTTGAACTTTGCCAATTCGTGAACGTTTTTAAGCGTTAGTTGACTGTGTCCGTCCACTTTCGATTGTTCTAGAAGTCTAGAAAGGTAAACCTGAGATAACTTTGTCATTTGAGTCTAATGTTTTCCAGTCTTACCTCTCTCGTAGGCATGCAAGCGTTTTGCACAGACGGAAAGCATCCATCCCTTTCGCACATACTGACTTGTTAgcttgttagaaagggacataTGCCTTACGTAAATGATAAAAACGTGGTGCTAGGCCCACAAATGATTTCTTTATGAAACAAATCTGctgatattataaaataataattactgtGGTGTGCAGTCCATTAGATGTGGAAACTTTATCTTAGAAGGTCAGCTTTACCTAGATCTGCCTTGAGTTAGCTATAATACGATATTTATCATAACATATATCACAGAGAGGAGTTGATTTGAAAAAGTAGTGTTGCCGCATCTAATGGCATCCTTAAAGTCCAAAATAAGCTCTGACCAGGTGGCAGATTGTTGAAGTCACAATGCGAACATACTATTCGTCAACAGCGCGTATATTCGTTGAGTTATAGTGAAAAATTACCACTCAAAActagtcgaaaattttatttcaactgtaaTTCTGAAGCAAGATTTTCACGAATATGTTTTCAATGATCGGCCCCAGAACGTAAGTGTcaagatctttttttatttttcaaagaaaaTGATGTCATTAAAACTAGGAATTTCTAGAACCGTTTTCTCGTTGGATCAAATATGATTTCCGATACTATTTTAAAGGTCAGAGCATTCAATATTAATGTAGAAGTATATTCACTAATGAAACTAGTCATTTGACACCTCTaacatagatatttatttagctGGTAGATATGCCTAGTCATCTAAAACCTAGATTATGTTAAGCTAGGTTTTAGATGACTCAAGGCTCATAGTTCTCGAATAAATGTACATACGAAATCAGAGTTATTCTAGTCATTaatgttaagtttttttacctTGTTGATGTAAATATAAcacttaataaattaatataaattgttTCACAATTAAAACACGTTTTGTACTTGATAAAAGTTTATTACAGAAAATCCCATGTtctgtgataaaaaaaaatgaaaacaaaatgcAACAGGAATGTAAAATACCAATTAAACATTTGATCTAATCATATTTTGTATGATTTCTTTGTAACAAAGGAAGCCCTAGGGAACCCAGTACCTTATACAGAGACGGCGCCTACATGAATACATTAAAACAAATAGTAAAACCTTACCAACTAACcatttacttatataaatcTTTTCAAAATCTGACAACAGTCTGCTTACCTTGTGCATTCTTATTTAAATCCCGATCAGAAATAACTGGCAACACTACGCTTTTCAACACTCGAGTGTTGCCATGTAGTTTCCGGATTAGGTTGTAAAAGGCACTGAATAACACTTATACAAAAATAGCATTTAATTACACACATAATACATAATGTATCAAACAACCGGGATGAGCAAATAAGCTCGATGCGATGTGTTTACTCTTAGGAACTAGAATTGAAATAACTGTCGGACGACAGACATACATAAACAAGGACATACAAATAGATACATGTATAGATCGCTGGGAATGTAGCGAATACATAGGAATGTTATCTAGgataacgaataaaaaaaaaagaatgaaatgAGTCGCTATCGGTCCGTTTTGCAAATTGCATTCATAGCCCTTTTGAGAACGTAATTCCAATACCCAGTCAAAAGTTGACGTAATCAATTtattgtcactactttaaaaaacccGTATCTCTATATAGAtgatttttccgagtgaacttttaACACTATTTCaaggtttaattttgttgacgtattgatttgagatacgagattttttcaaagtaattatgatataaatatttttgaatcttTACATGATTTGTTTCATACACCCACTAGAAAATCAAAATAGCAATCTATATTAGTGGTCCCGAAAGCCCTATTTGGTTAATCCATATCCTTTGGCCACTTGGCAAGCTTATTAACTAGAATTTGTGATACAGACAATGATCCAATTCCATAGTTACcctaattaaaagaaaaagacCAACACGCGACTCGATATGATTAATATACCACAAGCAATGGACAAGTTCATTGCTTCAAATCAACATTTGGTTTAATTGACAATTAAATAGTTTGATTTTTGACttcaatttcattaaattgaaaatagatCCGTCGATAATATCGATGTTGAAGACACTGGTATACGATAGCTTTTAAAATCAAGTTACTTAgataaatcaaacaaaaaatatcgcAACTTGACGCATTACTAGTCGTTTACACCGCTGTAAACTAAACTCTGACAAATTAGGTGGTTAACTGTTTCGATTTTGATGCCTTTTGATCGTGTGTTGTCTCAAAAGACCGTCAGCGAAATGAATATTGTCACACTAAGAGGTCAAGTCTACAGCAGTAATACAAGGAAACATAGACAAGTCTACTAGCATGTCAATGTAAGCGAATTCCTTTGTGTATCCACCAGTGCCCTAACGGagctacaagttacaacttacaagcggtagtctttgtttaacagtatgcgtgGAAAAGAgattaccgcttgtaaattgtaacttgtagcttcgtgaaatggggcCCTGTTATagtaaaaaggtaaaaaaaatgttcatccCAAAGATTTAAAAGTTCAGATATGCCTTCACAGCGAAACTGTTGTAACATCGAACACTAGAGCGCGGTACTGAAAAAGTAGTGCCATCTCTTTTCGCCTTACAATAATTACCGACACTGTTTTCTCTGTTATGATTCTAAATGAGTGCAACACATTTCGGCGCGGTCAAAGTATCTACGAACGTCCCAGTGTCCTTTATACTTAGGACTTATTGTTGACATCAAAAGGGACATTATGTCGTAAAACAAATTTTGCCTTGAGCCGCAGTTAGGTATAGTAAGGGCGTATCTAGACTTGTAAACCTATGGGAAAAACATTTGAGCAATTATTCCTGCGTTTCCACCGTCTCACTTAGCTGGTCACATTTCTTACGAATCGGATGTAGATCTTGATATAGTTTTCTATTTATTAGAGTTCCTGTACTTCTACCAGATAGCAAAAAAGAACTGTATCAGGATAATcggccatttttttaaatatccattTAAAATGAGACAGTTGAAGCAAGCGATCGAATAATCGCCCATATTATTCTATTGGCAAAGAGTATCGCTCACGTGGAGTGGTTGTAGGCTAGTGTACGCGGCGCAGGATATCCTAAGCCTTGAGCACGGCCTTGGCGGCGGCCACGATGTGCGGCGCGGATATGCCGTACTTGTCGAGGAGAGCGGCCGGCGGCCCGGAGCGGGGCACCTCCTTCACGAACACGTGCTTCACTACCACGTCGCGCTGGAGGGCTACTGCCGAGAGGACCGCCTCGCCGATACCTCCTGTAAACACGGACTAAGTTACGGGTcgattcacacacacacacacacacacaaacatcacgcctgtattcccaaatggggttaccgcttaccgcttcggagccacttttagcaattttagtttaagtttgacaaaacacaatagtgacagattgatagcctgtcgcctacagtataccttaacctatatcctcagtcgtctcttacgacatccacggaagaaatggagaggtgtactTCTTACCCTACACCACGCGGGTCAATTCAAAAGGGCATCTATTTGAATACGCTTCACAGAAATATGAAATAGACATGCATAAGTCAGTTTCCTACAAACATATCTAaatgacattactttcgttcaaacTATTCCAGTTCCAGCTCCTATGAATCGACCGGTACCTGGGTTTAACGTCTAACAGAATTAAGAACgtctttgaagtcggttaaaaataattagtaattCCGAATAGTTGATTGTAGTGTACAAGTGCACAAAACGAGTCCACCCGAGTCGTAGGCGAGGGTTGATAGCTATGTCTAGAGTAAAACAGGTTTCATGCTTTACGCTCGTCGCATTTCGCTCGTCAGCTTTGCGGTGACAAACTCACGAACCTGCCTCTAAACAATCCTGCGACATTCAAGCCACACAATCAAAAGTGAGTAAACATAATGGCTAGTTACCGGCTTGGTAGTGGTCCTCGACGACGACGATGCGTCCCCCGGCGGCGCGCGCGTGGCTCACCACGGCCGCCTCGTCCAGCGGCTTGATCGTGAACGGGTCCAGCACGCGCGCGTTCACGCCTGACGACACAGACAACATTATGAGCCTTAttgaacattaaactaccgttctcactcattttaaatgaaaacataCCATGAAAtgggattagcccgaaacacgtCGAACTAAATTCGTTTTCAGAGTCGAGTTATCCGTTATGTTATCATGCAAAACACATGAGTCGTAAAGGGCTAGCTCATAATTGGGTcggtaaatttttagttttaaggctccgtttctacctgagatgtgcgaggatgtgtcggGAGGAATGTGATTTTCAGGAACCGATGGACACGCTTCCCTTACGTCGCCTCGCTTCGGTCTGCTGTTTCCACTATATTACTTTTTGGATAGGATTCTGGGTTTTTcccattccacgccatgaacgtttcaggccaataatttataaaaaaatatacttgaatcccgaaagaacaaaaaaaaagtctatagcttaaaagatttcgtaataataaacaaaaatcacataaaaatatattattatgttttaaaattaaaaagataaattttaatctagtcaactttcatcgcgtaaaacggaactctatttcaatagagcttgactttgcttaccgaccgaatcgattccacaatcttgtcaaaaacgtttgactcgcatcatctgtcaattagtacgagagcgaagtTCCTTAAATGCGTTTTTGTAtcgagtgtttcgtattgtttgatgttttgaactgttactttgttattcaattttgttattacggtttttgttatttttttttaccgttattagttttgatatagtgccaaagaagaccgAATGGTTTGTCAGATCCTGATatacaagcaaaaacacttgctacgcgggtgaagccgcaggcaaaactagtaaaaatataaactatcactaataaaatcgattacacacctttagcatatttaatcgataatcgcaataaatcgattcgaattaacattgtcacaaccctttaattgcttaatgacatgtgtcaccgtacccatcctatccgaaaagtactataaaGATGTGTGCTGTGCTACTACTAACAactgatggatcctagttatctaaataaataaattttattattattattattatgtgcgAGGGTAAGTAAATtaggcgtttctattggttacaaaaaaatacagtcctTGCAACACATCGTCGCCCATCtttggtgaaaacgcagccttaatgtatgttctgtcccgtaactcagaAAATGAGTGATAAACtttgttagatttttttagatAGTTGGTGTTGACACAAACAACATGATGCTGATTTAGTATGGGTGGGCGAGGTTACCTTCAGCCTTGAGCGTGTCAGCGGCGGCGACGGCCTCGTGCAGCGTGATGCCGGCGCCAATCAGCAGCACCTGGTCCTTGGCAGACTGACGCACCACCTTGGCCTGGCCCACCTGGAAACAACCGCATTTCGCTCTATACTCATAATGGCAATGGAACCTATAGCTACTCTTAGCGctatctagtgagcaaatacaGAAACTTCAACATCCTGCGTCGTGCCATCGAAATTTCTCAACTCGGGCGCATAcgaggtgggccctgtaacaggagcaaaagtTAAACCACAggttccactcttcatcttgagctaatttagttctactacttttgaaaataacttgtattatgatttttattatagtttaaagtttaatttggcAAACAATGTATTGcgcgtcattttgttacgtgacaggcgatgtcatttaggctattggatgccgtacattgaaaataccatttaatttgtttggaataaacataataataaaattacttaatttatgaaagttgcagaactgaAGTAGTTtaatttgctcctgttacagggcccacccggtatatacAACGTCCGACGCTTTTCGTCCGGACTTCGGTCTCCAGGTGtaacgtaaaaaaaagtttttatttacaaaaactgtacctgggcgaccgagctttgctaaTGTTGTGTACTACCCTACATTTAACAgtgataacaaaaataacaatgcattatgctgagtggggacttGTTTATCGTCATGTacgtcttgtatttgttctatgtttgtttttatggcgttaaataaacgtattttcatcacttaagctctgaaagtaggttgcatttaacttgaattccgtgttgtaaattcgatttacatctttagggatgtaagtaaatttaaaactcGAATGGTgctccaaacctccatgctggcataatgctgctggccagtgctggctgaagccaaagagcgcgaggccatttaaaaaaaaagacgatttggcgcgataaattttcttccgctctgttacaaattgcgtatacatttataacagtttttctttattttctcgcatttgtgatgaaaagtagagtgttcaataaatgatcaattacacccgcgaactataaGCGCCCTCGCTcgctatttctttctttctttcaatgaaaacgcgggtagttgtgcgccggtattAGTTTCGATGCTTTCCATCTGCCTGTTCGTTCGCCCCTCACACATAAACTGACCTTGAACACTTCGTCGTTGGGGTAGAGCATCGAAGTGTTGGGGCGGGACGTGCGGATGTAGCAGATGCCTTTGGT
This window of the Choristoneura fumiferana chromosome 20, NRCan_CFum_1, whole genome shotgun sequence genome carries:
- the LOC141438906 gene encoding uncharacterized protein isoform X2; translated protein: MSQMLPEGGEVMRRGACADVCPAPPAPLHPANRTSENKELLRQQLLSSSKARADKGEAPKPKHRSRQKNRWKLKFHHQALPQEYLDHYEQSLQKTKPKKPEKPKDTIDLNNITNETFNIWAQRLAGIQNDGTLTVPQIQNMAKVQKKEDKKKSPAIAPSKIVTYDDLPYMGEMTLNNSKPRRGRKPKKADICHLIYENYGTVVPGQPPPQVDRSQLSLCPPFRNDALSTPKTDLQNKIISSLLEKKLSQENKKRLESLSPPQFASPDDPMPAAPVTIAGPLHSDDEPLNLCIRDLHELKIQIQKKFGNIYSSLPEVKTEPETEIIEDKEQPNAISVIQRNTNLSATASSSPDLSRQTRNVSPTLSEPAQSTASPDGDGKIPGYVYWPNAGIYMHPLALQTQLLYYQRLAAAGQLPYSPEQERLSTPNSTSESTSAEHSPSADNKSKLVLKQISELLDPNVIKQTEETKSPDLTKMKRTSPNPAPVQPVKRKRSAIYIPPVPTKTNSTTPTTEVSICKFKFTGGSKPSLQEKKMLSVDSGGNFRYYSGTGNKGNKGYEYLHRDSNQGRAQLAEAAASSKPADAPPAALSKEDLSKKKRKSRKSLQREKLEQTFKEKGFLIQTQQLQSAEGATYCKFRQLRKFTRYLFRSWKDYLPGELDERTGEAPNPQPPPSEGPASEWG
- the LOC141438906 gene encoding uncharacterized protein isoform X1; this encodes MLQFREKFWNIIVKLMRRGACADVCPAPPAPLHPANRTSENKELLRQQLLSSSKARADKGEAPKPKHRSRQKNRWKLKFHHQALPQEYLDHYEQSLQKTKPKKPEKPKDTIDLNNITNETFNIWAQRLAGIQNDGTLTVPQIQNMAKVQKKEDKKKSPAIAPSKIVTYDDLPYMGEMTLNNSKPRRGRKPKKADICHLIYENYGTVVPGQPPPQVDRSQLSLCPPFRNDALSTPKTDLQNKIISSLLEKKLSQENKKRLESLSPPQFASPDDPMPAAPVTIAGPLHSDDEPLNLCIRDLHELKIQIQKKFGNIYSSLPEVKTEPETEIIEDKEQPNAISVIQRNTNLSATASSSPDLSRQTRNVSPTLSEPAQSTASPDGDGKIPGYVYWPNAGIYMHPLALQTQLLYYQRLAAAGQLPYSPEQERLSTPNSTSESTSAEHSPSADNKSKLVLKQISELLDPNVIKQTEETKSPDLTKMKRTSPNPAPVQPVKRKRSAIYIPPVPTKTNSTTPTTEVSICKFKFTGGSKPSLQEKKMLSVDSGGNFRYYSGTGNKGNKGYEYLHRDSNQGRAQLAEAAASSKPADAPPAALSKEDLSKKKRKSRKSLQREKLEQTFKEKGFLIQTQQLQSAEGATYCKFRQLRKFTRYLFRSWKDYLPGELDERTGEAPNPQPPPSEGPASEWG